In the Campylobacter sp. RM6914 genome, one interval contains:
- a CDS encoding lipid-binding SYLF domain-containing protein, with protein MKKILLLCFCLLFAFANEELVLNSANSFVKTMSSKPEVPTRELMEKSSAIVIFPSVKKVGFVVGGMGGDGVMLVGSLNSVSDLVPVSMSGGSVGLQLGYEDSSLVLFIMKNSIVEDIKSQKLALDATASFSFGARIGERVSKIGDFNFSSDIYAYATNDGFFAGASFGGVVIKRNNQNLKQSGYAYEQLMNIYTKF; from the coding sequence ATGAAAAAAATTTTGCTTTTATGTTTTTGTTTACTTTTTGCTTTTGCAAATGAAGAGTTGGTTTTAAATAGTGCAAATTCTTTTGTAAAAACTATGAGTTCAAAGCCAGAAGTTCCAACCAGAGAACTTATGGAAAAATCAAGCGCGATCGTGATATTTCCGAGCGTAAAAAAGGTCGGCTTTGTAGTTGGCGGGATGGGGGGAGATGGAGTTATGCTAGTAGGCTCTTTAAATTCCGTATCCGACCTAGTCCCTGTAAGCATGAGCGGGGGGAGTGTCGGCTTGCAGCTTGGTTACGAAGACAGCTCACTTGTTCTTTTTATAATGAAAAACTCGATCGTAGAAGACATCAAAAGCCAAAAGCTCGCGCTTGACGCAACTGCTTCATTTTCTTTTGGCGCTAGGATAGGAGAGCGGGTTAGCAAGATCGGGGATTTTAATTTTTCAAGCGACATCTATGCTTACGCTACTAATGATGGTTTTTTTGCCGGAGCTAGTTTTGGTGGTGTTGTAATAAAACGTAATAACCAAAATTTGAAACAATCCGGCTATGCATATGAACAACTGATGAATATCTACACCAAATTTTAG
- a CDS encoding DedA family protein yields MQEILTSLSTYGYIILFLYTLGGGMVAIIAAGVLSYAGKMDLGVSIAVAAISNALGDTLLFYLSRYNKNMFMPYLKGHKRKLAYAHLLMKRHGDKVVFIQKFIYGLKTLIPIAIGLTKYPFYKFSVLNVISSILWAISLGVLSYLAGNFFMQISDYLSDHGYIMPSIMLCLLVVIYCFLQKITKKR; encoded by the coding sequence ATGCAAGAAATTTTAACCTCTCTTTCAACATACGGATATATTATTCTCTTTTTATATACACTTGGCGGTGGCATGGTTGCTATTATTGCAGCTGGAGTGTTAAGTTATGCCGGTAAAATGGATCTTGGTGTTAGCATAGCTGTTGCAGCGATATCAAATGCTTTGGGTGATACCTTGCTTTTTTATCTAAGCAGATATAATAAAAACATGTTTATGCCTTACTTGAAAGGACACAAACGCAAACTTGCTTATGCGCATTTACTCATGAAAAGGCATGGAGATAAAGTTGTATTTATTCAAAAATTTATATATGGATTAAAAACGCTAATTCCAATAGCAATTGGTCTTACAAAGTATCCGTTTTATAAATTTAGTGTATTAAATGTTATAAGCTCAATACTTTGGGCCATCTCCTTAGGCGTATTAAGCTATTTGGCTGGAAATTTCTTCATGCAAATTAGTGATTATCTTAGCGATCATGGGTATATTATGCCTAGCATTATGCTTTGTTTGCTTGTTGTGATATATTGTTTTTTACAAAAGATAACTAAAAAACGTTAA